A genome region from Scleropages formosus chromosome 6, fSclFor1.1, whole genome shotgun sequence includes the following:
- the LOC108933130 gene encoding autism susceptibility gene 2 protein-like isoform X7, whose product MFASPAPLPPPPSLPSNSIVGHHPGTGYPEHDLLRQELNNRFLVQSSERGGGPPAPSLLRTEFHQHQHTHQHQHTHQHTFTPFPVGLPPGAIMAPPTAPPMVRTPGQNFDKFAPKLDNPFLRHSFFPACPPGMPGMGPLLPHAGPFSSLQGAFQPKSSNPLDIAVRPGANPHALLQKDPRVSDPFRTLVRKPGKWCAVHVQIAWQIHHHQQKMKQMQLDPHKLDPSGKLDLLSRPPGPQGMFPGLTYPHDLARPLFSSSGQGSRHSSGHPAASPYGPSPHHSHFLPAGPLGDPLSRPSSFGGLGGLASGAFGGLGSPSLASSGVFGPKEGPGLPGFGSPHHDPWNRLHRTPPSFPTPPQWPKSSDTERNRSGHDQEKERERELEKRDSAVLKEERDKDRESRHSNRSSPASAPASYQISSLMRSSSSDTVRHQGGSVERLREADKDPLLDRHRELEVKVKESKERRPSPNTKPLLNEPHSAAKEPPSGEMLHYAKHELKIKEERKDDQEVAAASSEPASRPLPPHLLPHPSQASPRCSDPSVSGSLHGAHLPQSLTLSMGAMHPMGSLSSLDRSRAPPFLGVSPLGASRERLPHSAFPWDPIREAYRSLDLQRRLELPGHRFPGLYEPERAYRDREPHDYAHHEQQLLEARREQERERERLRLREELDRARLHQLHQSPMEGHLPHMPPFMSPLGSLHYPRLSPSAPHSGLLNRTPPTATIGAPPPLVPAGSGRPSSPRRTVPDPRDYSPSRNHKEVEAR is encoded by the exons ATGTTCGCAAGCCCCGCCCCTCTGCCACCCCCTCCATCCCTGCCATCTAACAGCATTGTGGGACACCACCCTGGAACTGGCTATCCTG AGCATGACCTCTTACGGCAGGAGCTGAACAACCGCTTCCTGGTCCAGAGCTCGGAGCGAGGCGGGGGTCCGCCGGCACCCTCCCTCCTAAGGACGGAGTTCCACCAGCACCAACACACGCACCAGCATCAGCACACGCATCAGCACACCTTCACACCTTTCCCTGTCGGCCTGCCGCCAGGTGCCATCATGGCACCACCCACCGCACCGCCCATGGTGCGTACCCCAGGCCAAAAC tttGACAAGTTTGCGCCGAAGCTGGACAACCCCTTCCTCAGACACAGT TTCTTCCCTGCTTGCCCACCAGGGATGCCAGGCATGGGCCCTCTGCTGCCTCATGCTGGGCCCTTCAGCTCACTGCAAGGAGCCTTTCAGCCCAAG TCTTCCAACCCCTTGGACATTGCTGTGCGCCCTGGGGCTAATCCTCATGCCCTCTTGCAGAAGGACCCTCGG GTTTCAGACCCTTTCAGAACACTGGTCAGG AAGCCTGGGAAGTGGTGTGCTGTCCATGTGCAAATTGCCTGGCAGATCCATCACCATCAGCAAAAGATGAAG CAGATGCAGTTGGACCCTCACAAACTGGACCCAAGCGGCAAGCTGGATCTGCTGAGCCGCCCTCCGGGCCCCCAGGGCATGTTCCCCGGCCTGACGTACCCCCACGACCTGGCCCGACCCCTCTTTTCCTCCTCAGGTCAGGGGTCCAGACACA GTTCCGGCCATCCTGCTGCATCACCGTAtggcccctccccccaccacagCCACTTCTTGCCTGCCGGCCCACTGGGAG ATCCCCTAAGTCGCCCCAGTTCCTTTGGTGGCCTGGGCGGCCTTGCGAGCGGTGCGTTTGGAGGACTGGGCAGCCCCTCCCTCG catctaGTGGTGTTTTCGGACCCAAGGAGGGCCCCGGGTTGCCAGGGTTCGGCAGCCCTCACCACGACCCCTGGAACCGGCTGCATCGGACCCCACCATCTTTCCCCACCCCGCCACAGTGGCCCAAGTCCTCAGACACGGAGCGCAACCGCTCAGGTCACGaccaggagaaggagagagagagggagctggAGAAAAGGGACTCGGCTGTTCTGAAGGAGGAGAGGGACAAAGACAG GGAGTCCCGTCATTCGAATCGCTCGTCCCCCGCCTCTGCCCCAGCTAGCTACCAGATCAGCAGCCTCATGCGCAGCAGCTCCAGCGACACGGTCCGCCACCAGGGTGGTAGCGTGGAGCGGCTCCGCGAAGCCGACAAGGATCCGCTGTTGGACCgccacagggagctggaggtCAAAGTGAAAGAGAGCAAGGAGAGGCGTCCGTCGCCCAACACAAAGCCCCTCCTAAATGAGCCGCACAGCGCAGCCAAGGAGCCGCCTTCTGGAGAAATGCTGCACTATGCAAAGCACGAGCTGAAGATCAAAGAGGAGCGCAAGGATGACCAGGAGGTTGCAGCGGCAAGCTCAGAACCGGCCTCTCGGCCTCTGCCtccccacctgctgcctcatccTTCCCAGGCCTCCCCTCGCTGCAGCGACCCATCGGTCTCGGGCTCCTTGCACGGGGCCCACTTGCCGCAATCGCTGACTCTGTCTATGGGTGCCATGCACCCCATGGGCAGCCTGAGCAGCTTGGACCGCAGTCGCGCGCCGCCGTTCCTGGGGGTGAGCCCACTTGGCGCCAGCCGCGAGCGCCTGCCCCATTCGGCTTTCCCATGGGACCCGATCCGGGAGGCCTACCGCAGTCTGGACCTCCAGCGCCGCCTGGAGCTCCCGGGCCACCGCTTCCCAGGCTTGTACGAGCCCGAGCGGGCGTATCGGGACCGCGAGCCGCACGATTACGCCCACCACGAGCAGCAGCTCCTGGAGGCACGGCGGGAACAGGAACGCGAGAGGGAGCGGTTGAGGCTCCGAGAGGAGCTGGACCGTGCACGGCTGCACCAGCTGCACCAGTCACCCATGGAGGGCCACTTGCCCCACATGCCCCCCTTCATGTCCCCACTGGGGAGCCTCCACTACCCCAGGCTCAGCCCCTCTGCCCCACACAGTGGGCTTCTGAACCGAACGCCCCCCACTGCCACGATCGGTGCACCTCCACCCCTGGTTCCCGCAGGCAGCGGCCGGCCCTCCTCCCCACGAAGGACAGTCCCGGACCCCCGCGACTATTCCCCCTCCCGTAACCACAAGGAGGTAGAGGCCCGGTAG
- the LOC108933130 gene encoding autism susceptibility gene 2 protein-like isoform X6 — MSASDGGSEKLFSPNVNKGLTANESRDSKTCTSGRVSGLQRSQEQSSEAPFGPPVASPTPASPPAGSPAPAAATAPPPSARAASPSPRPIKTETVPPVATPPLLRVQSQPQPELRVPPPQRHTPGAANHQSYHSRPCDSPHSISSRSSSSTASSHALSRHQLSASHHASSRATPSPAPPVSISSLSASHYTLPSPAHRHQAMFASPAPLPPPPSLPSNSIVGHHPGTGYPEHDLLRQELNNRFLVQSSERGGGPPAPSLLRTEFHQHQHTHQHQHTHQHTFTPFPVGLPPGAIMAPPTAPPMVRTPGQNFDKFAPKLDNPFLRHSFFPACPPGMPGMGPLLPHAGPFSSLQGAFQPKSSNPLDIAVRPGANPHALLQKDPRVSDPFRTLVRKPGKWCAVHVQIAWQIHHHQQKMKQMQLDPHKLDPSGKLDLLSRPPGPQGMFPGLTYPHDLARPLFSSSGQGSRHSSGHPAASPYGPSPHHSHFLPAGPLGDPLSRPSSFGGLGGLASGAFGGLGSPSLASSGVFGPKEGPGLPGFGSPHHDPWNRLHRTPPSFPTPPQWPKSSDTERNRSGHDQEKERERELEKRDSAVLKEERDKDRESRHSNRSSPASAPASYQISSLMRSSSSDTVRHQGGSVERLREADKDPLLDRHRELEVKVKESKERRPSPNTKPLLNEPHSAAKEPPSGEMLHYAKHELKIKEERKDDQEVAAASSEPASRPLPPHLLPHPSQASPRCSDPSVSGSLHGAHLPQSLTLSMGAMHPMGSLSSLDRSRAPPFLGVSPLGASRERLPHSAFPWDPIREAYRSLDLQRRLELPGHRFPGLYEPERAYRDREPHDYAHHEQQLLEARREQERERERLRLREELDRARLHQLHQSPMEGHLPHMPPFMSPLGSLHYPRLSPSAPHSGLLNRTPPTATIGAPPPLVPAGSGRPSSPRRTVPDPRDYSPSRNHKEVEAR; from the exons GCCTGACCGCGAATGAGAGCCGTGACTCCAAGACGTGCACCTCTGGCAGGGTATCTGGCCTTCAGCGCAGCCAGGAGCAAAGCAGCGAGGCTCCGTTCGGGCCACCTGTTGCCAGCCCAACTCCCGCGTCCCCACCTGCCGGATCCCCGGCCCCCGCTGCCGCAACCGCTCCACCCCCCAGTGCCCGTGCTGCCTCGCCATCCCCGCGGCCGATCAAGACAGAAACAGTCCCCCCGGTTGCCACGCCTCCGTTGCTGAGGGTCCAATCTCAGCCTCAACCAGAGTTACGAGTCCCGCCCCCGCAGAGGCACACCCCAGGCGCAGCCAACCACCAATCGTATCACTCGCGGCCGTGCGACAGTCCGCACAGCATCAG cagccgcagcagcagcagcactgccagCAGCCACGCCCTCTCCAGGCATCAGCTCTCTGCATCCCACCACGCCAGCAGCCGGGCAACCCCCTCTCCTGCCCCGCCTGTGTCCATCTCCAGCCTCTCCGCCTCACACTATACCTTACCAAGCCCTGCACACCGTCACCAGGCAATGTTCGCAAGCCCCGCCCCTCTGCCACCCCCTCCATCCCTGCCATCTAACAGCATTGTGGGACACCACCCTGGAACTGGCTATCCTG AGCATGACCTCTTACGGCAGGAGCTGAACAACCGCTTCCTGGTCCAGAGCTCGGAGCGAGGCGGGGGTCCGCCGGCACCCTCCCTCCTAAGGACGGAGTTCCACCAGCACCAACACACGCACCAGCATCAGCACACGCATCAGCACACCTTCACACCTTTCCCTGTCGGCCTGCCGCCAGGTGCCATCATGGCACCACCCACCGCACCGCCCATGGTGCGTACCCCAGGCCAAAAC tttGACAAGTTTGCGCCGAAGCTGGACAACCCCTTCCTCAGACACAGT TTCTTCCCTGCTTGCCCACCAGGGATGCCAGGCATGGGCCCTCTGCTGCCTCATGCTGGGCCCTTCAGCTCACTGCAAGGAGCCTTTCAGCCCAAG TCTTCCAACCCCTTGGACATTGCTGTGCGCCCTGGGGCTAATCCTCATGCCCTCTTGCAGAAGGACCCTCGG GTTTCAGACCCTTTCAGAACACTGGTCAGG AAGCCTGGGAAGTGGTGTGCTGTCCATGTGCAAATTGCCTGGCAGATCCATCACCATCAGCAAAAGATGAAG CAGATGCAGTTGGACCCTCACAAACTGGACCCAAGCGGCAAGCTGGATCTGCTGAGCCGCCCTCCGGGCCCCCAGGGCATGTTCCCCGGCCTGACGTACCCCCACGACCTGGCCCGACCCCTCTTTTCCTCCTCAGGTCAGGGGTCCAGACACA GTTCCGGCCATCCTGCTGCATCACCGTAtggcccctccccccaccacagCCACTTCTTGCCTGCCGGCCCACTGGGAG ATCCCCTAAGTCGCCCCAGTTCCTTTGGTGGCCTGGGCGGCCTTGCGAGCGGTGCGTTTGGAGGACTGGGCAGCCCCTCCCTCG catctaGTGGTGTTTTCGGACCCAAGGAGGGCCCCGGGTTGCCAGGGTTCGGCAGCCCTCACCACGACCCCTGGAACCGGCTGCATCGGACCCCACCATCTTTCCCCACCCCGCCACAGTGGCCCAAGTCCTCAGACACGGAGCGCAACCGCTCAGGTCACGaccaggagaaggagagagagagggagctggAGAAAAGGGACTCGGCTGTTCTGAAGGAGGAGAGGGACAAAGACAG GGAGTCCCGTCATTCGAATCGCTCGTCCCCCGCCTCTGCCCCAGCTAGCTACCAGATCAGCAGCCTCATGCGCAGCAGCTCCAGCGACACGGTCCGCCACCAGGGTGGTAGCGTGGAGCGGCTCCGCGAAGCCGACAAGGATCCGCTGTTGGACCgccacagggagctggaggtCAAAGTGAAAGAGAGCAAGGAGAGGCGTCCGTCGCCCAACACAAAGCCCCTCCTAAATGAGCCGCACAGCGCAGCCAAGGAGCCGCCTTCTGGAGAAATGCTGCACTATGCAAAGCACGAGCTGAAGATCAAAGAGGAGCGCAAGGATGACCAGGAGGTTGCAGCGGCAAGCTCAGAACCGGCCTCTCGGCCTCTGCCtccccacctgctgcctcatccTTCCCAGGCCTCCCCTCGCTGCAGCGACCCATCGGTCTCGGGCTCCTTGCACGGGGCCCACTTGCCGCAATCGCTGACTCTGTCTATGGGTGCCATGCACCCCATGGGCAGCCTGAGCAGCTTGGACCGCAGTCGCGCGCCGCCGTTCCTGGGGGTGAGCCCACTTGGCGCCAGCCGCGAGCGCCTGCCCCATTCGGCTTTCCCATGGGACCCGATCCGGGAGGCCTACCGCAGTCTGGACCTCCAGCGCCGCCTGGAGCTCCCGGGCCACCGCTTCCCAGGCTTGTACGAGCCCGAGCGGGCGTATCGGGACCGCGAGCCGCACGATTACGCCCACCACGAGCAGCAGCTCCTGGAGGCACGGCGGGAACAGGAACGCGAGAGGGAGCGGTTGAGGCTCCGAGAGGAGCTGGACCGTGCACGGCTGCACCAGCTGCACCAGTCACCCATGGAGGGCCACTTGCCCCACATGCCCCCCTTCATGTCCCCACTGGGGAGCCTCCACTACCCCAGGCTCAGCCCCTCTGCCCCACACAGTGGGCTTCTGAACCGAACGCCCCCCACTGCCACGATCGGTGCACCTCCACCCCTGGTTCCCGCAGGCAGCGGCCGGCCCTCCTCCCCACGAAGGACAGTCCCGGACCCCCGCGACTATTCCCCCTCCCGTAACCACAAGGAGGTAGAGGCCCGGTAG
- the LOC108933130 gene encoding autism susceptibility gene 2 protein-like isoform X5 has product MIRIWRAGWASDGGSEKLFSPNVNKGLTANESRDSKTCTSGRVSGLQRSQEQSSEAPFGPPVASPTPASPPAGSPAPAAATAPPPSARAASPSPRPIKTETVPPVATPPLLRVQSQPQPELRVPPPQRHTPGAANHQSYHSRPCDSPHSISSRSSSSTASSHALSRHQLSASHHASSRATPSPAPPVSISSLSASHYTLPSPAHRHQAMFASPAPLPPPPSLPSNSIVGHHPGTGYPEHDLLRQELNNRFLVQSSERGGGPPAPSLLRTEFHQHQHTHQHQHTHQHTFTPFPVGLPPGAIMAPPTAPPMVRTPGQNFDKFAPKLDNPFLRHSFFPACPPGMPGMGPLLPHAGPFSSLQGAFQPKSSNPLDIAVRPGANPHALLQKDPRVSDPFRTLVRKPGKWCAVHVQIAWQIHHHQQKMKQMQLDPHKLDPSGKLDLLSRPPGPQGMFPGLTYPHDLARPLFSSSGQGSRHSSGHPAASPYGPSPHHSHFLPAGPLGDPLSRPSSFGGLGGLASGAFGGLGSPSLASSGVFGPKEGPGLPGFGSPHHDPWNRLHRTPPSFPTPPQWPKSSDTERNRSGHDQEKERERELEKRDSAVLKEERDKDRESRHSNRSSPASAPASYQISSLMRSSSSDTVRHQGGSVERLREADKDPLLDRHRELEVKVKESKERRPSPNTKPLLNEPHSAAKEPPSGEMLHYAKHELKIKEERKDDQEVAAASSEPASRPLPPHLLPHPSQASPRCSDPSVSGSLHGAHLPQSLTLSMGAMHPMGSLSSLDRSRAPPFLGVSPLGASRERLPHSAFPWDPIREAYRSLDLQRRLELPGHRFPGLYEPERAYRDREPHDYAHHEQQLLEARREQERERERLRLREELDRARLHQLHQSPMEGHLPHMPPFMSPLGSLHYPRLSPSAPHSGLLNRTPPTATIGAPPPLVPAGSGRPSSPRRTVPDPRDYSPSRNHKEVEAR; this is encoded by the exons GCCTGACCGCGAATGAGAGCCGTGACTCCAAGACGTGCACCTCTGGCAGGGTATCTGGCCTTCAGCGCAGCCAGGAGCAAAGCAGCGAGGCTCCGTTCGGGCCACCTGTTGCCAGCCCAACTCCCGCGTCCCCACCTGCCGGATCCCCGGCCCCCGCTGCCGCAACCGCTCCACCCCCCAGTGCCCGTGCTGCCTCGCCATCCCCGCGGCCGATCAAGACAGAAACAGTCCCCCCGGTTGCCACGCCTCCGTTGCTGAGGGTCCAATCTCAGCCTCAACCAGAGTTACGAGTCCCGCCCCCGCAGAGGCACACCCCAGGCGCAGCCAACCACCAATCGTATCACTCGCGGCCGTGCGACAGTCCGCACAGCATCAG cagccgcagcagcagcagcactgccagCAGCCACGCCCTCTCCAGGCATCAGCTCTCTGCATCCCACCACGCCAGCAGCCGGGCAACCCCCTCTCCTGCCCCGCCTGTGTCCATCTCCAGCCTCTCCGCCTCACACTATACCTTACCAAGCCCTGCACACCGTCACCAGGCAATGTTCGCAAGCCCCGCCCCTCTGCCACCCCCTCCATCCCTGCCATCTAACAGCATTGTGGGACACCACCCTGGAACTGGCTATCCTG AGCATGACCTCTTACGGCAGGAGCTGAACAACCGCTTCCTGGTCCAGAGCTCGGAGCGAGGCGGGGGTCCGCCGGCACCCTCCCTCCTAAGGACGGAGTTCCACCAGCACCAACACACGCACCAGCATCAGCACACGCATCAGCACACCTTCACACCTTTCCCTGTCGGCCTGCCGCCAGGTGCCATCATGGCACCACCCACCGCACCGCCCATGGTGCGTACCCCAGGCCAAAAC tttGACAAGTTTGCGCCGAAGCTGGACAACCCCTTCCTCAGACACAGT TTCTTCCCTGCTTGCCCACCAGGGATGCCAGGCATGGGCCCTCTGCTGCCTCATGCTGGGCCCTTCAGCTCACTGCAAGGAGCCTTTCAGCCCAAG TCTTCCAACCCCTTGGACATTGCTGTGCGCCCTGGGGCTAATCCTCATGCCCTCTTGCAGAAGGACCCTCGG GTTTCAGACCCTTTCAGAACACTGGTCAGG AAGCCTGGGAAGTGGTGTGCTGTCCATGTGCAAATTGCCTGGCAGATCCATCACCATCAGCAAAAGATGAAG CAGATGCAGTTGGACCCTCACAAACTGGACCCAAGCGGCAAGCTGGATCTGCTGAGCCGCCCTCCGGGCCCCCAGGGCATGTTCCCCGGCCTGACGTACCCCCACGACCTGGCCCGACCCCTCTTTTCCTCCTCAGGTCAGGGGTCCAGACACA GTTCCGGCCATCCTGCTGCATCACCGTAtggcccctccccccaccacagCCACTTCTTGCCTGCCGGCCCACTGGGAG ATCCCCTAAGTCGCCCCAGTTCCTTTGGTGGCCTGGGCGGCCTTGCGAGCGGTGCGTTTGGAGGACTGGGCAGCCCCTCCCTCG catctaGTGGTGTTTTCGGACCCAAGGAGGGCCCCGGGTTGCCAGGGTTCGGCAGCCCTCACCACGACCCCTGGAACCGGCTGCATCGGACCCCACCATCTTTCCCCACCCCGCCACAGTGGCCCAAGTCCTCAGACACGGAGCGCAACCGCTCAGGTCACGaccaggagaaggagagagagagggagctggAGAAAAGGGACTCGGCTGTTCTGAAGGAGGAGAGGGACAAAGACAG GGAGTCCCGTCATTCGAATCGCTCGTCCCCCGCCTCTGCCCCAGCTAGCTACCAGATCAGCAGCCTCATGCGCAGCAGCTCCAGCGACACGGTCCGCCACCAGGGTGGTAGCGTGGAGCGGCTCCGCGAAGCCGACAAGGATCCGCTGTTGGACCgccacagggagctggaggtCAAAGTGAAAGAGAGCAAGGAGAGGCGTCCGTCGCCCAACACAAAGCCCCTCCTAAATGAGCCGCACAGCGCAGCCAAGGAGCCGCCTTCTGGAGAAATGCTGCACTATGCAAAGCACGAGCTGAAGATCAAAGAGGAGCGCAAGGATGACCAGGAGGTTGCAGCGGCAAGCTCAGAACCGGCCTCTCGGCCTCTGCCtccccacctgctgcctcatccTTCCCAGGCCTCCCCTCGCTGCAGCGACCCATCGGTCTCGGGCTCCTTGCACGGGGCCCACTTGCCGCAATCGCTGACTCTGTCTATGGGTGCCATGCACCCCATGGGCAGCCTGAGCAGCTTGGACCGCAGTCGCGCGCCGCCGTTCCTGGGGGTGAGCCCACTTGGCGCCAGCCGCGAGCGCCTGCCCCATTCGGCTTTCCCATGGGACCCGATCCGGGAGGCCTACCGCAGTCTGGACCTCCAGCGCCGCCTGGAGCTCCCGGGCCACCGCTTCCCAGGCTTGTACGAGCCCGAGCGGGCGTATCGGGACCGCGAGCCGCACGATTACGCCCACCACGAGCAGCAGCTCCTGGAGGCACGGCGGGAACAGGAACGCGAGAGGGAGCGGTTGAGGCTCCGAGAGGAGCTGGACCGTGCACGGCTGCACCAGCTGCACCAGTCACCCATGGAGGGCCACTTGCCCCACATGCCCCCCTTCATGTCCCCACTGGGGAGCCTCCACTACCCCAGGCTCAGCCCCTCTGCCCCACACAGTGGGCTTCTGAACCGAACGCCCCCCACTGCCACGATCGGTGCACCTCCACCCCTGGTTCCCGCAGGCAGCGGCCGGCCCTCCTCCCCACGAAGGACAGTCCCGGACCCCCGCGACTATTCCCCCTCCCGTAACCACAAGGAGGTAGAGGCCCGGTAG